From one Streptomyces mobaraensis genomic stretch:
- a CDS encoding serine hydrolase domain-containing protein, which translates to MRYDGHVDEGFEAVADAFERNFAETAELGAAVTVFHGGRKVVDLWGGTADERTGRPWEADTAVPVMSAAKGVLVLCVHLLVQQGLLDLDAPVADHWPEFARNGKEGVTTRMILAHRAGLPVLDASPSFAEITAWTPVVRALEEQQPLWEPGTAHEYHGHTIGWLAGELIRRITGLTPGAYFRSAVADDLGLRTWIGVPEDEYEGLARLAYDGEPPALPDPDHLFTRILTMNGAFVFPGLDHPRGWNAKDFLTAEIPATGAVSTARGLAAMYAAAVTGVDGGPRLLTEDTVTAAVRPQTSGASWSGFPDLGVRWGVGFHLDSPPVVPMLGPRSFGHDGAGGHLGFGDDEFGVGFAYVANRMIGEGDERAGRLVAAVRACLEG; encoded by the coding sequence ATGCGGTACGACGGACACGTGGACGAGGGCTTCGAGGCCGTCGCGGACGCCTTCGAGCGGAACTTCGCGGAGACCGCCGAACTCGGCGCGGCCGTCACCGTCTTCCACGGCGGCCGCAAGGTCGTGGACCTCTGGGGCGGCACCGCCGACGAGCGCACCGGCCGCCCCTGGGAAGCGGACACGGCCGTTCCGGTGATGTCCGCCGCCAAGGGCGTCCTCGTCCTCTGCGTCCACCTCCTCGTCCAGCAGGGCCTGCTGGACCTCGACGCCCCCGTCGCCGACCACTGGCCCGAGTTCGCCCGGAACGGCAAAGAGGGCGTCACCACCCGCATGATCCTCGCCCACCGGGCCGGCCTCCCCGTCCTCGACGCCAGCCCGTCCTTCGCCGAGATCACCGCCTGGACCCCGGTCGTCCGCGCCCTGGAGGAACAGCAGCCCCTCTGGGAGCCGGGCACCGCGCACGAGTACCACGGCCACACCATCGGCTGGCTGGCCGGCGAACTGATCCGGCGGATCACCGGCCTCACCCCCGGCGCGTACTTCCGCTCCGCCGTCGCCGACGACCTGGGCCTGCGCACCTGGATCGGCGTCCCCGAGGACGAGTACGAGGGCCTCGCCCGCCTCGCGTACGACGGCGAGCCGCCGGCCCTCCCGGACCCCGACCACCTCTTCACGCGCATCCTCACCATGAACGGCGCCTTCGTTTTCCCGGGCCTCGACCACCCGCGCGGCTGGAACGCCAAGGACTTCCTGACCGCCGAGATCCCCGCCACCGGAGCCGTCTCCACCGCCCGCGGCCTCGCCGCGATGTACGCGGCGGCCGTCACCGGCGTCGACGGCGGCCCCCGGCTGCTCACCGAGGACACGGTGACCGCCGCCGTACGCCCGCAGACCTCCGGCGCCTCCTGGTCCGGCTTCCCCGACCTCGGCGTCCGCTGGGGCGTCGGCTTCCACCTCGACTCACCCCCCGTCGTCCCCATGCTCGGCCCCCGCAGCTTCGGCCACGACGGCGCGGGCGGCCATCTGGGCTTCGGCGACGACGAGTTCGGGGTCGGCTTCGCGTATGTCGCCAACCGGATGATCGGCGAGGGGGACGAGCGGGCGGGGCGGTTGGTGGCGGCGGTGCGGGCGTGTTTGGAGGGGTGA
- a CDS encoding MarR family winged helix-turn-helix transcriptional regulator: MSKPLSLPFDPIARADELWERRWGAVPSMAAITSIMRAHQILLGQVDAVVKPYGLTFARYEALVLLTFSKAGELPMSKIGERLMVHPTSVTNTVDRLVTAGFVDKRPNPRDGRGTLASITDKGREVVEAATRDLMAMDFGLGVYGAEECAEIFRILRPLRVAASDFTEDESAAG; encoded by the coding sequence GTGTCCAAGCCGCTCAGCCTCCCCTTCGACCCCATCGCCCGCGCCGACGAACTGTGGGAGCGGCGCTGGGGTGCGGTGCCGTCCATGGCCGCGATCACGTCGATCATGCGGGCGCACCAGATCCTGCTCGGCCAGGTCGACGCCGTCGTCAAGCCGTACGGGCTGACGTTCGCGCGCTATGAGGCGCTGGTGCTGCTCACCTTCTCCAAGGCCGGAGAGCTCCCGATGTCCAAGATCGGGGAGCGGTTGATGGTGCACCCCACATCGGTGACCAACACGGTGGACCGCCTGGTCACGGCCGGTTTCGTGGACAAGCGTCCCAACCCGAGGGACGGGCGTGGCACGCTCGCGTCGATCACCGACAAGGGGCGCGAGGTCGTCGAGGCGGCGACGCGGGACCTGATGGCGATGGACTTCGGGCTGGGCGTGTACGGCGCGGAGGAGTGCGCGGAGATCTTCCGGATCCTGCGGCCGCTGCGGGTGGCGGCGTCGGACTTCACGGAGGACGAGTCGGCGGCCGGCTGA
- the pyk gene encoding pyruvate kinase, which yields MRRSKIVCTLGPAVDSFEQLKTLIEAGMNVARFNMSHGSHSEHEERYHRLRKAAEETGRAVGVLADLQGPKIRLETFADGPVELVRGDEFVITTEDVAGDRTICGTTYKGLPGDVAKGDQILINDGNVELRVTEVDGPRVKTIVIEGGVISDHKGINLPGAAVNVPALSEKDIEDLKFALAMGCDMVALSFVRDAKDVLDVHQVMDEVGRRVPVIAKVEKPQAVENMQEVVMAFDGVMVARGDLAVEYPLERVPMVQKRLIEMCRRNAKPVIVATQMMESMITNSRPTRAEASDVANAILDGADAVMLSAESSVGAYPIETVKTMSRIVEAAEQELLSKGLQPLVPGKKPRTQGGSVARAAAEIADFLGGKALVAFTKSGDTARRLSRYRAAQPILAFTTDAATRNQLALSWGVETYVVPHVDNTDAMVDLVDAELLKLKRYNEGDTMIITAGSPPGVPGTTNMVRVHHLGREN from the coding sequence ATGCGCCGTTCCAAAATCGTCTGCACCCTGGGCCCCGCCGTCGACTCCTTCGAGCAGCTGAAGACGCTGATCGAGGCCGGTATGAACGTGGCCCGCTTCAACATGAGCCACGGCAGCCACTCGGAGCACGAGGAGCGGTACCACCGCCTCCGCAAGGCCGCCGAGGAGACCGGCCGCGCGGTCGGCGTCCTGGCCGACCTCCAGGGCCCGAAGATCCGCCTGGAGACCTTCGCGGACGGCCCGGTGGAGCTGGTGCGCGGTGACGAGTTCGTCATCACGACGGAGGACGTCGCCGGCGACAGGACGATCTGCGGCACCACCTACAAGGGCCTGCCGGGCGACGTCGCCAAGGGCGACCAGATCCTGATCAACGACGGCAACGTCGAGCTGCGCGTGACGGAGGTCGACGGCCCGCGGGTCAAGACGATCGTCATCGAGGGCGGTGTCATCTCCGACCACAAGGGCATCAACCTGCCCGGCGCGGCCGTCAACGTCCCGGCGCTGTCCGAGAAGGACATCGAGGACCTGAAGTTCGCGCTCGCGATGGGCTGCGACATGGTCGCCCTGTCCTTCGTCCGCGACGCCAAGGACGTCCTGGACGTGCACCAGGTCATGGACGAGGTCGGCCGTCGCGTCCCGGTGATCGCCAAGGTCGAGAAGCCGCAGGCCGTCGAGAACATGCAGGAGGTCGTCATGGCCTTCGACGGTGTGATGGTGGCCCGTGGCGACCTCGCGGTGGAGTACCCGCTGGAGCGCGTCCCAATGGTGCAGAAGCGCCTCATCGAGATGTGCCGCCGCAACGCCAAGCCGGTGATCGTCGCGACCCAGATGATGGAGTCGATGATCACCAACTCCCGTCCGACCCGCGCCGAGGCGTCCGACGTCGCCAACGCCATCCTGGACGGCGCGGACGCGGTCATGCTGTCGGCCGAGTCCTCGGTCGGCGCCTACCCGATCGAGACCGTCAAGACGATGTCCCGCATCGTCGAGGCGGCCGAGCAGGAGCTCCTCTCCAAGGGCCTCCAGCCGCTCGTCCCGGGCAAGAAGCCGCGCACCCAGGGCGGTTCGGTGGCCCGCGCGGCTGCCGAGATCGCCGACTTCCTGGGCGGCAAGGCCCTCGTCGCCTTCACCAAGTCCGGCGACACCGCCCGCCGCCTGTCCCGCTACCGCGCGGCCCAGCCGATCCTGGCCTTCACCACGGACGCGGCCACCCGTAACCAGCTCGCCCTGAGCTGGGGCGTCGAGACGTACGTCGTCCCGCACGTCGACAACACCGACGCCATGGTCGACCTCGTCGACGCCGAGCTCCTCAAGCTCAAGCGCTACAACGAGGGCGACACCATGATCATCACCGCCGGCTCCCCGCCCGGCGTCCCGGGCACGACCAACATGGTCCGCGTCCACCACCTGGGCCGCGAGAACTGA
- a CDS encoding TetR/AcrR family transcriptional regulator produces the protein MTSAPQPPAHRASGRTGRPRSAEADRAILDATRAALVELGWGKLTMGDVAARAGVAKTTLYRRWAGKNALVVDAVADLFDEHLELPDRGSLQADIEGVVLRFAALLDRPETKTALMAVVAESTRDEVLRERIRSAIVERQKGLVLLGRARAQARGELPREDEPAVAARTADLIFDVIAGAVVHRTLVSAEPVDAEWARGFTALLIGGLAGAGAASPR, from the coding sequence ATGACGTCCGCCCCGCAGCCCCCCGCACACCGTGCGAGCGGCCGCACGGGCCGCCCCCGCAGCGCCGAGGCCGACCGCGCGATCCTCGACGCGACGCGCGCCGCGCTGGTCGAACTGGGGTGGGGCAAGCTGACGATGGGCGACGTCGCCGCCCGCGCGGGGGTCGCCAAGACGACCTTGTACCGGCGCTGGGCCGGCAAGAACGCGCTCGTCGTCGATGCCGTGGCCGACCTCTTCGACGAGCACCTCGAACTGCCCGACCGGGGTAGTTTGCAGGCCGATATCGAGGGGGTCGTGCTTCGGTTCGCGGCGCTTCTCGATCGGCCGGAGACGAAGACGGCCCTGATGGCCGTTGTCGCGGAGTCGACCCGGGACGAGGTGCTGCGTGAGCGCATCCGCTCCGCGATCGTCGAACGCCAGAAGGGCCTGGTCCTGCTGGGCCGTGCCCGCGCCCAGGCTCGCGGGGAACTTCCCCGCGAGGACGAGCCGGCCGTCGCCGCCCGGACCGCGGATCTCATCTTCGATGTGATCGCGGGGGCGGTCGTCCATCGGACGCTCGTCAGTGCGGAGCCGGTGGACGCGGAGTGGGCGCGGGGGTTCACGGCGTTGCTCATCGGGGGGTTGGCGGGGGCCGGGGCGGCTTCGCCGCGGTAG
- a CDS encoding acyl-CoA mutase large subunit family protein — MDAASIEAGRGRWQARYDAARKRDADFTTLSGDPVEPVYGPRPGDTYEGFERIGWPGEYPFTRGLHPTGYRGRTWTIRQFAGFGNAEQTNERYKMILAAGGGGLSVAFDMPTLMGRDSDDPRSLGEVGHCGVAIDSAADMEVLFKDIPLGDVTTSMTISGPAVPVFCMYLVAAERQGVDPAVLNGTLQTDIFKEYIAQKEWLFGPEPHLRLIGDLMEHCTRAIPAYKPLSVSGYHIREAGATAAQELAYTLADGFGYVELGLSRGLDVDTFAPGLSFFFDAHLDFFEEIAKFRAARRIWARWMKEVYGAKTDKAQWLRFHTQTAGVSLTAQQPYNNVVRTAVEALAAVLGGTNSLHTNALDETLALPSEQAAEIALRTQQVLMEETGVANVADPLGGSWFVEQLTDRIEADAEKIFDRIKERGLRAHPDGKHPIGPITSGILRGIEDGWFTGEIAESAFRYQQSLEKGDKRVVGVNCHEGSVTGDLEILRVSHEVEREQVRVLAGRKAARDDAAVTAALNAMLAAARDGSNMIEPMLEAVRAEATLGEICDALRDEWGTYTEPAGF, encoded by the coding sequence ATGGACGCAGCATCCATCGAAGCGGGACGCGGTCGCTGGCAGGCCCGTTACGACGCGGCGCGCAAGCGGGACGCCGACTTCACCACCCTGTCCGGCGACCCGGTGGAGCCGGTCTACGGCCCCCGCCCCGGCGACACCTACGAGGGCTTCGAGCGCATCGGCTGGCCCGGCGAGTACCCCTTCACCCGCGGCCTCCACCCGACCGGCTACCGGGGCCGCACCTGGACCATCCGGCAGTTCGCCGGCTTCGGCAACGCCGAGCAGACCAACGAGCGCTACAAGATGATCCTGGCCGCGGGCGGCGGTGGCCTCTCGGTCGCGTTCGACATGCCGACCCTGATGGGCCGCGACTCCGACGACCCCCGCTCGCTCGGCGAGGTCGGCCACTGCGGCGTCGCCATCGACTCGGCCGCCGACATGGAGGTCCTGTTCAAGGACATCCCGCTCGGCGACGTCACCACCTCCATGACGATCAGCGGCCCGGCCGTGCCGGTCTTCTGCATGTACCTCGTCGCCGCCGAACGCCAGGGCGTGGACCCGGCCGTCCTCAACGGCACGCTCCAGACCGACATCTTCAAGGAGTACATCGCCCAGAAGGAGTGGCTGTTCGGCCCCGAGCCGCACCTGCGCCTGATCGGCGACCTGATGGAGCACTGCACCCGCGCCATCCCCGCCTACAAGCCGCTCTCCGTCTCCGGCTACCACATCCGCGAGGCGGGGGCCACGGCCGCCCAGGAGCTCGCGTACACCCTCGCCGACGGCTTCGGCTACGTCGAACTGGGCCTTAGCCGCGGCCTGGACGTGGACACCTTCGCACCCGGCCTCTCCTTCTTCTTCGACGCGCACCTCGACTTCTTCGAGGAGATCGCCAAGTTCCGCGCGGCGCGCCGGATCTGGGCCCGCTGGATGAAGGAGGTCTACGGCGCGAAGACGGACAAGGCGCAGTGGCTGCGGTTCCACACCCAGACCGCCGGCGTCTCGCTCACCGCCCAGCAGCCGTACAACAACGTCGTCCGCACGGCGGTGGAGGCCCTGGCGGCGGTCCTCGGCGGCACCAACTCCCTGCACACCAACGCCCTCGACGAGACCCTGGCGCTCCCCAGCGAGCAGGCCGCCGAGATCGCCCTGCGCACGCAGCAGGTGCTGATGGAGGAGACGGGCGTCGCCAACGTCGCGGACCCGCTGGGCGGTTCGTGGTTCGTCGAGCAGCTCACCGACCGGATCGAGGCCGACGCCGAGAAGATCTTCGATCGGATCAAGGAGCGCGGCCTGCGCGCCCACCCCGACGGGAAGCACCCCATCGGCCCGATCACCTCCGGCATCCTGCGCGGCATCGAGGACGGCTGGTTCACCGGCGAGATCGCCGAGAGCGCCTTCCGCTACCAGCAGTCGCTGGAGAAGGGCGACAAGCGGGTCGTCGGCGTCAACTGCCACGAGGGCTCGGTCACCGGCGACCTGGAGATCCTGCGCGTCAGCCACGAGGTGGAGCGCGAGCAGGTCCGCGTCCTGGCCGGCCGCAAGGCGGCCCGCGACGACGCCGCCGTCACCGCCGCCCTGAACGCCATGCTGGCCGCGGCCCGCGACGGCTCCAACATGATCGAGCCCATGCTGGAGGCGGTCCGCGCGGAGGCCACGCTCGGCGAGATCTGCGACGCGCTGCGGGACGAGTGGGGGACGTACACGGAGCCGGCGGGCTTCTGA
- a CDS encoding tetratricopeptide repeat protein, which translates to MQPRNMSMSGVVDLAAVKAAGEAKQKAEQARAEAARQGGAPAGAVRLVLDVDEASFEHEVLQRSAEVPVVIDFWADWCEPCKQLGPVLERLAGEYAGRFVLAKVDVEANQRLFQQFGVQSIPAVFAVVAGQALPLFQGAAPEAQIRQVLDQLVQVAEQQFGIVGVPAAPGAGEAEVPARPAGPHDAALGAAHDALDKGDLGGAVQAYKNVLSDDPLNVEAKLGLAQAELLRRVQGADPQQVRKAAADAPGDVHAQAAAADLDLVGGHVEDAFGRLIDVIRRTAGEDRDAARVRLLELFEVIGPDDPRVTAARTALSRALF; encoded by the coding sequence ATGCAGCCACGGAACATGTCCATGAGTGGAGTGGTCGACCTCGCCGCGGTGAAGGCGGCCGGGGAAGCCAAGCAGAAGGCGGAGCAGGCGCGGGCCGAGGCGGCGCGCCAGGGCGGTGCGCCCGCGGGCGCGGTGCGTCTGGTCCTCGACGTCGACGAGGCGTCGTTCGAGCACGAGGTGCTTCAGCGGTCGGCCGAGGTGCCGGTCGTCATCGATTTCTGGGCCGACTGGTGCGAGCCCTGCAAGCAGCTCGGCCCGGTCCTGGAGCGGCTGGCCGGGGAGTACGCGGGCCGGTTCGTGCTGGCCAAGGTCGATGTCGAGGCCAACCAGCGGCTGTTCCAGCAGTTCGGGGTCCAGTCCATCCCGGCGGTCTTCGCGGTGGTGGCCGGGCAGGCGCTGCCGCTGTTCCAGGGCGCGGCGCCCGAGGCGCAGATCCGCCAGGTGCTGGACCAGCTCGTCCAGGTCGCGGAGCAGCAGTTCGGGATCGTCGGCGTGCCCGCGGCGCCGGGTGCCGGTGAGGCGGAGGTGCCGGCGCGTCCGGCCGGGCCGCACGACGCGGCGCTGGGAGCGGCCCACGACGCCCTCGACAAGGGGGACCTGGGCGGTGCCGTCCAGGCGTACAAGAACGTGCTGTCCGACGACCCGCTCAACGTCGAGGCCAAGCTGGGCCTGGCCCAGGCGGAGCTGCTGCGGCGGGTCCAGGGCGCGGACCCCCAGCAGGTGCGCAAGGCCGCGGCCGACGCGCCGGGCGACGTCCACGCGCAGGCGGCGGCGGCCGACCTCGACCTGGTCGGCGGGCACGTCGAGGACGCGTTCGGGCGGCTGATCGACGTCATCCGGCGGACGGCCGGCGAGGACCGCGACGCGGCACGCGTCCGGCTGCTGGAGCTGTTCGAGGTCATCGGCCCGGACGACCCGCGGGTGACGGCGGCGCGGACGGCGCTGTCGCGGGCGCTGTTCTGA
- a CDS encoding DUF6230 family protein, with translation MKSQARGGTRWKRFAVVMVPSVGAAAAVTMAIAQGALAASFQVSGQQFQITAKHIHGEGFGQYGAMEDTDPNAKDHKAVAVVGMNRADITNLCQAVNVPTPFGAVGLKLKAGGGDTKVVAKQLYLDANEMKVGNAQFNKIDIGVSSDHMTQGPGKNPGDKTKSVPGSFAQQAESVEFDDVEQQAWATSAGSFTLPGLHMSVGMGAQKCKVGE, from the coding sequence ATGAAGTCCCAGGCACGCGGTGGGACCAGATGGAAGCGGTTCGCGGTCGTCATGGTCCCGAGTGTGGGCGCGGCGGCGGCGGTCACGATGGCCATCGCGCAGGGCGCGCTGGCGGCGTCGTTCCAGGTTTCCGGTCAGCAGTTCCAGATCACGGCCAAGCACATCCACGGCGAGGGCTTCGGCCAGTACGGCGCTATGGAGGACACGGACCCGAACGCCAAGGACCACAAGGCGGTCGCGGTCGTCGGCATGAACCGGGCCGACATCACCAACCTCTGCCAGGCGGTCAACGTTCCGACGCCGTTCGGAGCGGTGGGCCTCAAGCTGAAGGCGGGCGGCGGGGACACGAAGGTCGTGGCGAAGCAGCTCTACCTCGACGCCAATGAGATGAAGGTCGGGAACGCCCAGTTCAACAAGATCGACATCGGCGTCTCGTCGGACCACATGACCCAGGGACCGGGCAAGAACCCCGGCGACAAGACCAAGTCGGTGCCGGGCTCCTTCGCCCAGCAGGCCGAGTCGGTCGAGTTCGACGACGTGGAGCAGCAGGCGTGGGCCACGTCGGCCGGTTCGTTCACCCTGCCCGGCCTCCACATGAGCGTCGGCATGGGCGCACAGAAGTGCAAGGTCGGCGAGTAA
- a CDS encoding DUF3817 domain-containing protein, with protein sequence MKRSVLTRYRALAYITGVLLVLLTIGVIAKYGLDMDGVAGPLRVVAIAHGWLYVVYLVFAFDMGSKAKWPFGRLAWILLAGTIPTAAFFVERKVTRELEPLFAEAAPAASPVA encoded by the coding sequence ATGAAGCGCTCCGTCCTGACCCGCTACCGTGCCCTGGCCTACATCACCGGCGTGCTGCTGGTCCTGCTGACGATCGGCGTGATCGCCAAGTACGGACTGGACATGGACGGGGTGGCCGGCCCCCTCCGGGTCGTCGCCATCGCCCACGGCTGGCTCTACGTCGTCTACCTCGTCTTCGCCTTCGACATGGGCTCCAAGGCCAAGTGGCCCTTCGGCCGGCTGGCCTGGATCCTGCTGGCGGGCACCATCCCGACGGCCGCGTTCTTCGTCGAGCGCAAGGTCACCCGCGAGCTGGAGCCCCTCTTCGCCGAGGCCGCGCCCGCCGCGTCGCCCGTCGCCTGA
- a CDS encoding DUF6114 domain-containing protein has protein sequence MSADTTPPQPADKSGLRRRFRTWRGERPFWAGLWTMLAGVPIMYIPYQTLKFGELSIRLSTTAGAGSLIIGILLIVLGLTMWFQRHSRVFSGIAAILLGIVSLVVSNFGAFLLGIIPAMLGGALAVSWAPAQPLPEATDASEEEPPDLPIPSGPSLVKE, from the coding sequence ATGAGCGCCGACACGACGCCACCACAGCCGGCCGACAAGAGCGGCCTGCGCCGCAGGTTCCGGACCTGGCGGGGTGAGCGCCCGTTCTGGGCCGGTCTGTGGACCATGCTCGCCGGTGTGCCGATCATGTACATCCCGTACCAGACCCTGAAGTTCGGCGAGCTCAGCATCCGGCTGTCCACCACGGCGGGCGCCGGGTCACTGATCATCGGGATCCTGCTCATCGTCCTCGGGCTGACCATGTGGTTCCAGCGGCACTCCCGGGTCTTCTCGGGGATCGCGGCCATCCTGCTCGGGATCGTCTCGCTCGTCGTCTCCAACTTCGGCGCGTTCCTGCTCGGGATCATCCCGGCGATGCTGGGCGGCGCGCTCGCCGTCTCCTGGGCCCCGGCGCAGCCGCTGCCGGAGGCCACGGATGCCTCGGAGGAGGAGCCGCCGGACCTCCCGATCCCGTCCGGTCCGTCGCTGGTGAAGGAATGA
- a CDS encoding acetate kinase, protein MTANAQATSRATRVLVLNSGSSSLKYQLLDMADGSRLAVGLVERIGEDSSRLAHTPLATGGTKREITERIADHTAALQAVAAELAADGLGLDSPELAAIGHRVVHGGNQFTEPTLITDEVLAEIERLIPVAPLHNPANITGIRTAQALRPDLPQVAVFDTAFHTTMPEHAARYAIDVATADAHRVRRYGFHGTSHAYVSRETAKLLGKDPSEVNVIVLHLGNGASASAVQGGRCVDTSMGLTPLEGLVMGTRSGDVDPAVIFHLARNAGMSVDEIDSLLNKKSGLIGLCGDNDMREIRRRIDEGDEAARLAFDIYVHRLKKYIGAYYAVLGKVDAIAFTAGVGENAAPVREAAVAGLEELGLAVDAELNAQRGDSARLISPDYARVAVAVVPTDEELEIATQAYALVSA, encoded by the coding sequence ATGACTGCCAACGCCCAGGCCACCTCCCGCGCGACCCGCGTCCTCGTCCTCAACTCCGGCTCGTCCTCGCTGAAGTACCAGCTCCTGGACATGGCCGACGGCTCCCGGCTCGCCGTCGGGCTCGTCGAGCGCATCGGCGAGGACTCCTCGCGGCTGGCCCACACCCCGCTGGCGACCGGCGGCACCAAGCGCGAGATCACCGAGCGGATCGCCGACCACACCGCCGCGCTCCAGGCCGTCGCCGCCGAGCTGGCGGCGGACGGGCTCGGCCTGGACTCCCCCGAGCTGGCCGCGATCGGCCACCGCGTGGTGCACGGCGGCAACCAGTTCACCGAGCCGACGCTGATCACCGACGAGGTGCTGGCGGAGATCGAACGGCTGATCCCGGTCGCCCCGCTGCACAACCCGGCCAACATCACCGGCATCCGCACCGCCCAGGCGCTCCGCCCGGACCTGCCGCAGGTCGCGGTGTTCGACACGGCGTTCCACACGACGATGCCGGAGCACGCCGCGCGCTACGCGATCGACGTGGCCACGGCGGACGCGCACCGGGTGCGCCGCTACGGCTTCCACGGCACCTCGCACGCGTACGTCTCGCGGGAGACGGCGAAGCTGCTGGGCAAGGACCCGTCCGAGGTCAACGTGATCGTCCTGCACCTGGGCAACGGCGCCTCGGCGTCCGCCGTCCAGGGGGGCCGCTGCGTGGACACCTCCATGGGCCTGACGCCGCTGGAGGGCCTGGTCATGGGCACCCGTTCCGGTGACGTCGACCCGGCGGTCATCTTCCACCTGGCCCGCAACGCCGGGATGTCCGTCGACGAGATCGACTCGCTCCTCAACAAGAAGAGCGGTCTGATCGGACTGTGCGGCGACAACGACATGCGCGAGATCCGCCGGCGGATCGACGAGGGCGACGAGGCGGCGCGGCTCGCGTTCGACATCTACGTGCACCGGCTGAAGAAGTACATCGGCGCCTACTACGCGGTGCTGGGCAAGGTCGACGCGATCGCCTTCACGGCGGGTGTGGGCGAGAACGCGGCGCCCGTGCGGGAGGCCGCCGTGGCCGGTCTGGAGGAGCTGGGCCTGGCCGTGGACGCGGAGCTCAACGCGCAGCGCGGGGACTCGGCGCGGCTGATCTCCCCTGACTACGCGCGGGTCGCCGTCGCGGTCGTCCCGACCGACGAGGAGCTGGAGATCGCCACCCAGGCATACGCCCTGGTCAGCGCCTGA
- a CDS encoding hydrogenase expression protein HypF produces MATDDDARDRDCPRAGPRHAAPRKPLLARLHMPAGKAVALAAMPTAVLMGMGFTPQLATAKPGAPSPFGDAFCVTTPDGTPTPDVPTPGSPTAGSPTTTPSPGTSAGGDADEDAGKEKDKGKGKKKDKDEDGDKDKATKAPDGEGKDGPDAHGKRKPAPTPTADPTPDPAVPGEGKLPVPPVPDLPSKLPTPTPGSTTSPTPAPTTTPSPGATGTTPTPPATSATPKPGKTPDGAGKKTEEAAGKKATRPTTDPSADPKDGTPDPASTPTPTTTPGSSPSSTPSPGTSAAKTPRPCPLTKRQADNGQAAFADNPWYLEANRLTLTGLTYEGVKEIVTAGGQKKSVLKFTADKLAIDDLHALVNDRKRIYHQSGPGKTSTVNGGRVTMYTEQLKGKLLGSTLPIFAADYTAEHPPPLIPGLKLPIPIFFTDVKIRQAGQFGGTLTIPNMRVYVTDGVYP; encoded by the coding sequence GTGGCGACTGACGACGACGCGCGCGACCGCGACTGCCCGAGAGCCGGTCCGCGCCACGCCGCGCCCAGGAAACCCCTGCTGGCGCGCCTGCACATGCCCGCGGGGAAGGCCGTCGCACTGGCGGCCATGCCCACGGCGGTGCTCATGGGCATGGGCTTCACGCCCCAGCTGGCCACGGCCAAGCCGGGGGCGCCCAGTCCGTTCGGCGACGCCTTCTGCGTGACCACGCCGGACGGGACGCCCACGCCCGACGTACCGACGCCCGGTTCACCCACGGCGGGTTCGCCCACGACCACGCCGAGCCCGGGCACGAGCGCGGGCGGGGACGCCGACGAGGACGCCGGCAAGGAGAAGGACAAGGGCAAGGGCAAGAAGAAGGACAAGGACGAGGACGGGGACAAGGACAAGGCGACGAAGGCCCCCGACGGCGAGGGGAAGGACGGCCCGGACGCGCACGGGAAGCGGAAGCCCGCTCCCACCCCCACCGCCGACCCGACGCCGGACCCGGCCGTACCGGGCGAGGGCAAGCTGCCGGTGCCGCCCGTACCGGACCTGCCCTCGAAGCTTCCGACGCCGACGCCCGGTTCGACGACGTCCCCCACCCCGGCCCCGACGACCACCCCGTCACCGGGCGCAACAGGCACCACCCCGACCCCTCCCGCCACTTCGGCGACGCCCAAGCCCGGGAAGACCCCGGACGGCGCTGGGAAGAAGACGGAGGAGGCGGCGGGCAAGAAGGCGACGCGTCCGACCACCGACCCCTCCGCCGACCCGAAGGACGGCACCCCGGACCCCGCCTCCACGCCGACGCCCACCACGACCCCCGGCTCGTCACCGTCGAGCACCCCTTCGCCCGGCACGTCGGCCGCGAAGACGCCGCGCCCCTGCCCGCTCACCAAACGGCAGGCGGACAACGGGCAGGCCGCCTTCGCCGACAACCCCTGGTACCTGGAGGCGAACAGGCTCACCCTGACCGGCCTCACCTACGAGGGGGTCAAGGAGATCGTCACGGCGGGCGGGCAGAAGAAGTCCGTCCTCAAGTTCACCGCCGACAAGCTGGCGATCGACGACCTGCACGCCCTGGTCAACGACCGGAAGCGGATCTACCACCAGTCGGGCCCGGGCAAGACCTCCACCGTCAACGGCGGCCGGGTCACCATGTACACCGAGCAGCTGAAGGGCAAGCTCCTCGGCAGCACCCTCCCGATCTTCGCCGCCGACTACACCGCCGAACACCCGCCCCCGCTCATCCCGGGCCTCAAGCTCCCCATCCCGATCTTCTTCACCGACGTGAAGATCCGCCAGGCGGGCCAGTTCGGCGGCACCCTCACCATCCCGAACATGCGCGTCTACGTCACGGACGGGGTGTACCCGTAG